ATTTGTTGTTTTACATTGGACACAAATTCTCTTAAATTAACTGCCGTGGATTTTGTGATTGGCTTAAGATCCAACAATAAACAAATATGCTCATTAACGAGTTTGTGTTTGTTGTTGTATTTGtcttcaataattttaattgcttGACTGTAACTTCCACTAGTCAAGGGTAAGTTTTTTACAAGATCTAATGgctcattttttaaatatgatcGAAGGTAATACAGTTTTTGAACATTGTCAATGGAATCGTTTTGATCTATTAATGAGTGGAATAAGTTTTTAAATGGCACATAATCCGAGAACTTACCACTAAATATTGGTACATCAATTGGTGGTAAATGCAATTTGGACATTGGAGCTGAGTGATTCTTATTATCACGGCTGTTAAGTTCTTGGTCAATTACTGAAATGATGTTGTAATAGTTTTCCTCAAAAAGTTCAACATCCTCCTTGTCATCTGGTTGGATagttaaaatctttatattgaACTTTTCGTATTGACTAAAGGAGTCGATCAATTTTTGCCTCTTAGCCATTAAGTTTTCTTTAGACAAGTTTTTAACTGACTGCGGTGTCGAAACAAGTGAAGTTAATCGTGTAATCGTACCTTTTACGTAGCCTCGCGCGGCTATTAGCTCGTTCAGCTCCATTGTCAAAACTTGTCAAATGCAAGAAAATACAAATGCTATAAATCACTATGTGGCTTAAAATTACACACTACGAGTATCACTGCACGAGTTATGTCTTTCGACTTAAAAACAATAGCACTGCACACTTTAAGCAAATGGCGTCGGCGGTTAAACAGCGTTGACAGTAGCGATGGGCGTTATTCGTTATCACTGGTTATTAAACGAGTGATTAGCCTAACCAGTGATCACTCGTTATCCAAAAACGCCTAAACTAGTTTTTTTCTTAACGTCATACAACGTTAGAATCTCTTCGTTATTCAACACGATTGTTTCCACAACGCTCTAAAGCTAAACTGAATTCACTCTTAAGCAAACAACATAAGGTAGATGTTTGGTTGACACAAAAAATAACGTGTTTCCCGCTTCGTTATGACAGTTTTGAGGACAACGTCGTACATTGACGattcttaaacatattttttgtaacctaaaggAGTAAAGCGAGTAATGTATGGTGTCCAAATAATAAGGATCGCAACGAATCGAGTGCGTGTGCGAGTGAGAAAGCCATAGGACGTTAACATAAGTGTGGATGAAATAGGTATAATCTTCGTCGTACGTTAGATATTCAATCGAATTTGAATCTTATTTTGAAGGTCATAAGTTCCTAAAGGCCTTGCAGCTAACCAAACACCTAACGTTATTATTATCACTCTTGCTTGAGCGTTGTGGAAATAActtcgtttaaaaaaaactagttttgaAAACGTTATTCGTGATTCGAAAACCGTCGCGTTTCGTTATTTCAAAAACCCTTAACGACACATCTTTAGTTGACAGATGGCAGCGGAAACAGCCGAAGCAGCAGCGAACAAGTGAACGATGA
This genomic interval from Ostrinia nubilalis chromosome 3, ilOstNubi1.1, whole genome shotgun sequence contains the following:
- the LOC135087744 gene encoding uncharacterized protein LOC135087744, whose amino-acid sequence is MELNELIAARGYVKGTITRLTSLVSTPQSVKNLSKENLMAKRQKLIDSFSQYEKFNIKILTIQPDDKEDVELFEENYYNIISVIDQELNSRDNKNHSAPMSKLHLPPIDVPIFSDAYTSRAFHMERDATKEPTINTFLEYLDKRALALENADPGFHGQQRQPQKEQGNAVGRMVAYTAAQEPTCLYCAAAYRAAGAA